A stretch of DNA from Synergistaceae bacterium:
AGAGACTCTTCACCGTGAAATTATTGCGGGGACTCGAAAGCCATACCCTGCGGAAAATCTCAGGATAATATATGCTGATGATGAGCCTGAAAAATGTGTTGCGGGAGCGGGGTATTATGCCTGTGATAGGATGATGGCCGATTCGTGATAAAGTTACGCATTGAATCCTATTTTAGCTGGCTTGAGATGGCAAGGGCATAAGAAATGTACGGAGTTGTGTAAAAGGCGACTCCTTATTTTTATGAAGGAATGAAGACGAGCGGAAGTGAAAATACTCGGTGAGATTAAAAGCATCGTCCGAATTGAAAACAGATTTGCCCGCTACACGGCTCGCGCTGTTCTCAATTTTGCCGTCCTTCCACCAGCTAGGCCGTGAAGCGTAAAAGTCTCCCGAAATGTTATACAGTATGTCGGCGATAATGAGCTGTGCTTTCGGCAGGCCGTAAGAGTGTATAATCATCACCATATTCAGGAAAATCACGAGAATGAGGTATAGCTAGACAGCCAAATAGTATGAACAGGTAAAATAAAGTATCCTGAAAAGCACGGTTGACGAAAGGCTAAAGGAGGGTTAATCTGCTACGTAATGTTAGGTGCTGGACAGGCATCACCAAACCTGAGAAATCAGGCTACCTCCGGCTAGGGGGGAAGTAAAAGCCTCTGGACTGCCGTACAAACTCAAGTAGGCTCGCCGAACGAGGGCAGGAAATGTCTCAGAAATGAGGAAAGAACGAGGAAAACTCGAAAGAGTGTACACAGCACTTTATTACACTTTTTACGTAGCAGAGAAAAAGCAATGTTCTCCGACAAATCAGACGGGACTTTCTTCACGGGCTACGTGAAATCTGGCGCACTCGTAAACAGAAAGTTTCTTGAATTTCTTATTCCCACGTTCTTAATGTCAATGTCAGCACAGCTAGGAGTCGTCATGGACGGCGTAATAGTCAGCTACCTTATCAGCGCAGTGGCTATGGCCAGTGTAGAAGCGTCAATGCCATTGACTCAAACCGCCGCGGCCCTGTCTGTAATGATTTCGGTCGGGGCTGTCGGGCATATCACAACAGCATTAGGACTCGGCGAAAAGGAAAAGGCTAACCGCATATTCAGCACAGTGTTCTCTTCGTCGTTAGGAATCGGCATATTGCTGACGGCCTTTCTTTTTACGTTCACTGATGAGCTGTCAGAATTCATATCTCCTGCTAAATCTATGACAGATAACTGTGAAGATTATATTGAAGTTTTATTGTTCCGTTTTCCGTTCAGCGTTTCATTAATGGTTATGTGTGATATTGTCCGCTCCGATGGCATGGCTAAACTTGCAAGCTACTCAGTTATGATTCAGCAGTGTTCAAATATCATCATGGATTTCATATTCATAAAATTTTTCGGACTCGGTCTTGGAGGTGCCGCGCTCGCTACTGTACTTAGTGATGTTGCCGGAATCGTTTTCCTTCTCCGGGTATACAGCCGCTCAAAGGAACGTACACTCAGATTCATTAATCCCCTGTCAGAAGGAATCATGAGATTCATATCGCGAACGTTCGAGATATGCCGCACAGGTCTTCCCGCTACATTCGGCATGATATGCATTGCTGTGAAAGTATGGTGCATATACAAGATTTTAGGGTCAACAGGCGGAGTCGGGGCGACTGAGATTTACGCGGCCTGTATGCTTTATCTCTCTCTGCTCTCGATGTTCGTTTTAGGTACGAATGACTCCGCGTATCCTATAGTGGGAGTGCTTTACGGAGAGAAAGATTACCGCGGTATTCGTATGTTCATGAGGTATGTATTCAGGTTCACGATGATGATTGCCGGTTTCTTTTTGCTTCTGTCGTTCCTGTTCCCGCGTGAGTTTCTGACTCTGTTTGGGCTTTCTGATGAGCTGGCCTTATCCGGCGCGGCGGCGGTTCGGCTTTTCTCCGTGAGTCTTGCTGGCGTGGCGATGACATTCATTATGATTTACTACTACACGGCAGTGAATCAGAACACAGCGGGCAATATATTATCGCTGACGGAGGGATTTTTTGCGGTGATTCCGGCGGCGTGGGTGTTCTCGCGATTATTCGGGCAGATTGGCGTGTGGGCCGCGCTTGTTTTTGCGGAAATTGCCGGGTTCGCTGCGATATGGATTTACGTCAAGTACAAATGCTCTCATTCTGACGGAAAATTATCGGACTTCTATCTCATCGAGAAAAACGGAAGCGAGCTTCTTTATGATGTCTCACTCAAAGCTACGGAGTCTGACGCGTCGAAATTGTCGCAGGAGTCAATTAGTGTTCTTGAGTCTCGCGGAATGGATCACAGCACGGCCATGAAGGTCGGAATCGCTCTTGAGGAAATCACCGCGAACATGGCACTCATTAACGCAAAGCCGGTTGATTTTGACGTGAGAATTTTGGACAGCGGCAGGGATATTCTTCTTGCATTACGCGACAACGGAATAGAATTTAACCCGATAGAATATTAGCCGTCAGCAGAAGAGAAATCCGATTACCGCAGTGATAGAATTATGGTTCTCCGTGCTTTGTCAGGCGACATCAAATATGACCGAGTTTTGTCGCTGAATCAGACACTCATCACGATAAATATTTCAATGAAAGGTTAAGCAGTAATGGAAACAAAAATTAGGAAAGTCCCATTATCGCAGACTCAGTTAGGGATGTATTTCGAGTCCGTGAGGATGGGCGGATGTGCGTACAATAGGCACTACCTTTACACGCTCGACAAGAGTCTTGACATGGAACGATTAGCGCGGGCAATCGAAAAAACCGTGCAGGCTCATCCCTATATGGAAGTCCGAATCTCCCAAGACGATAACAGCGGAGCAATCACTCAGTCAATCCCCGAATCTGAATCCCAATATCAGCAAACCGTAATGAAGATGTCAGAATCACAATGGCAGGAGCGTCTGAAGACTCTCACTTCCGAACCTCTGACGTTAAACGGCGGGCGTTTGTTCCGTTTTGATCTCGCTGAGACCGAATGCGGGAAATACATGCTGAGGACGACTCATCACGCAGCCTTTGACGGTATATCGTACAATGTCATAATGAACGATATTGCGGCGGCGTATAACGGTGAGAATCTGACTCAGGAAACGTATAACGCTCTCGATGTTGCGGAGGAAGAGTCAAAACTCAGAGAAGGCGAAGAATACCAGCGCGCAAAAGAATGGTACGTGAAAAATTTTTCCGGGCTTGATGTCGTAAGTTCACCTCTTGCGGGTAACAGCGGGAATAATTCGGGCGAATGTTTTGTTTACACGTTCGATTTGTCCGAAGCTGACATGAAGAATTTTTGCCGTGAAAAGCACATCAGCACCTCAGCTTTGACTTCAGCAGCATTCGCCATTCTCACAGGAATTTACACGAACCAGCAGGAGTCATTGTTCTCGACAATATATCATGGCCGCAGCAAGAACGCCGCGCATATCATCGGAATGTTCGTTAAGACTCTCCCGGTCTATGCGAAATGGGACAACGACACACGCACCGGGGACTTTCTCGCGGGACTGTCGGAACAGATTCAGGGCGCAAGGGACAATGATATATTCTCGTTTGCTGAAGTGAATACCATATGCCCGCTGAATGAAGCTCCCTTGTTCGCGTGGCACGGGTCTGTGAGGACTCATGTTGAAGTCTGCGGAATGCCGGCAAGCGAGGATCTGTTAGACAAAACTACTGATGACACCGCGCTGTCTGTAGAGTTGATGTCTGTAGCTTCGGGAATGTCGTTGAGAGTCGAATACGATTCGGGGAAATATACACGTGAATTTATAGAGACGCTCGCAGAAACTTACGGCAATATTCTCCGCCAGCTTATGACAAAAGAATTTGTGCGCGAGATTTACCCGTGCCCTGAAGGAACAAAGGCCGGGAATTTCAACGATACAGATTACCCCGTAGAGCTTTGCGCCGTTCATGTACTTTTCGAGGAACAAGCGAGGAAGACTCCCGACACTGTAGCATTTGTTGCGGACGGTGAACGACTCACTTACAGAGAGCTTAACGGAAGGGCGAATCGGCTCGCGCATTCCCTCATTGAGCGGGGCATTCAGCCGGAGGCAATTGTCGGATTGTTACTGCCGAGAACGATTGCCGTCCCGGTCTGCGAATATGGCGTATGGAAAGCGGGCGGAGCGTTTCTGCCTATGTCGGCGGAATATCCTGATGAACGAATTGATGTCTGCCTGCGTGATGCCGGGTGCAAATTCTGTATCACAACTGAGGCGGTAAAGAATCAGCGCAAAAATCTTTTCACGTCCGACAAGCCTTATACCGTCCTGACCGTCGAGGAGCTTTGCGGGAATGACAACGCGGAGAATCCCGGCTTGACGGTGAGTCCCTCATCGCTTGCCTACGTGATATACACATCAGGCTCAACAGGCCGTCCCAAAGGCGTAATGCTTGAGCATGGGAACTTGTGCAATTTCGTCAACGCAAACGAAAAGAACATGGAGACCCGCGAATTTGTCGGGGGCGGAAAAACAGCTCTTGCTCTTGCGGCTGTGTCGTTCGACGTGTCAATGATGGAGATTCATATCTCGCTGACTCACGGCATGACATGCGTTATGGCGACTGAGGAAGAAATACATAATCCGCTGCTTTTGGCCAAACTGATAAAGAATGAAGCTGTTGATATTGTATGTTTCACGCCTTCATATCTCGCTAATCTCTTGCAGTTCCCGGAGGCTGAAGAGGCTTTGCACAGGGTGAAAATGTACGATATGGGCGCAGAGGCTTTCCCGCCATCGCTTTACGGCAAAGTGCGCTCTGCGAGTCCTGACGCTGTAATAGTCAACGGCTACGGCCCTACAGAGGCAACAATAAGCTGTGTCGCCCGCATACTTTCAGGCGGTGAGAAAATCACCATCGGCAGACCTTCAGCGAACGTGAAAGCGTGGGTTATGGACAAATTCGGCCATGAGCTTCCCGCCGGGGCTGTCGGTGAATTAGTGATTGGCGGACTCGGTGTAGGACGGGGGTATGTGAATCTCCCTGATAAGACTTCAGCGGTATTCTTCACGCACAGGGGAGTCCGGGCTTACCGCACTGGCGATGTAGTGAGGCTTCTGCGTGATTCTGACGGCTTTACGGCTGACTATACTGACTATATCGGACGCGGAGACAGGCAGGTGAAAATACGCGGGCTGAGGATTGAGCTTGACGAAGTGGAGTCGGTGATACGTGAATTTCCAGGCGTGAGTGATGTTTCTGTCGTTGCGTTTGACGGGGACTCAGGCAAATTCATGGCCGCTTATGTCGTGTCATCCGGGAAAATTGACATTCCCGCGCTCAATGACTTTATACGCGACAGGAAGCCGCCGTATATGATTCCTTCAGCAACGATTCAGATTGACGCAATCCCCCTCACGCCGTCTAGGAAAGTAGACCGCAAAGCCCTGCCGAAGCCGGACATTTCAGCCCTTACATCAGGCGCGGAAATCATACAGCCAAGAACAGACTCAGAGAAGAGAGTCTGCGCTGTAATTTCAGGGATCACGGGCGGAAATAATTTCGGTGTGAATATGACGCTTGAGGAAATCGGCATAAACTCGCTGGCTATGATGAGGCTTGCAGTAACACTCAGCAGGGAATTTTCGCATCCCATGAATTTCGCGGATCTTCAGCAGAACAACACGCCGGAGAAATTAGCGGCATTTCTTGAGGGCGGGACAAACGATGAGGATTTCCCCGTTCTTGATGATTCCCCGCTGACAAAGATACAGGAAGGAATATTTTTCGAGACGCAATCACATCCCGGGACAACAATCTACAACATTGCCACACTGCTTGAGCTTGCCGGGACTCCTGATGTTTCGCGAATAAGGGACGCTGTAATCTCTGCGGTGAAGGCTCATCCGTATTTGCTGACTCGATTTTTCCTGAATGACAACGGGGAAATACGGCAGAAACGCCCGGAAGATTTCGCGTTTGACGTTGAGGAGTCTCGCTTCAGAAATCTTGACGAGCTAAGGAAAAATCTTTTGCGGCCCTATGACTTGCTGAATGACAGACTCATACGCGCCAATATTGCCCGGACTGATGACGGGAAAATTTACGTTTACTTTGACATGAATCACGCTGTCTTTGACGGAATGTCGCAGCAAATTTTCATGCGTGATATTGAGCGGGCATATAACGGTGAGACATTAGAGCCGGAGAAATTCAGCGGATGGGAGGCGGCTATTCTTGAGGAGCGTTTGAGGAGCAGTCCTCAGTATCAGAAAGCGAAAGACTATTACACCGGGCTGTTCAGGGATTGCGAGCCTGACTGTCTGCCCTTGCCCGACATGCAGGAGGACGCAGAAGGAAGCCTCTCGATGATTATTCCCGGCCATGCTGACGCGGAGTCGATCAGAAAATTCTGCGATGATAACGGCATAAGCGAGAATGATTTTTACACGGCGGCTTTCGGGTATGTCATCGCAGGTTTCAGCGGGCGCGAGGACTCAATCTTCACGACAAACAACAGCGGACGGAGCGACTCCAGATTCATGGACAGCGTTTCAATGTTCGTGAGGACTTACCCGGTAATCTGCAAAACCGCAAAAGGCACTGTGCTTGATTATATCCGTGAGACAAAACGACAGCTAACCGACAGCCTTTCTTACGGGGCGTACTCATTCGCAGAAATAAGCCATGACTTAGGTATTCCGGCTGATATTCTCTTTGCGTTTCAGGGTGCTGTGAGCGGAAAAATAGAGTCATTCTGCGGCTGTCCCTGCGTTGAAGTGGATGTATCACTTGACGAGGCAAAAGCGGGTATTGAGATGTCAGTATTCCCGGAGAACGGCGGACTCTCATATCATTTCACATGCCGTAAAAATCTCTATACTGATGACTTCATTCGGAATTTCGCGGGCATTTATGATAATGTTCTCACGGAGTTTACGCGAAAAGTGAATCTCAATGACGCAGAATTTCTTGACGCTGAAACAGAGTCCCTTCTCGACAAAGCCAATGACACAGCAACAGACTACGACAAATCGGACATTGTAACCCAGTTCAGGGGGACAGCAGAGAAATTCCCGGATAATATCGCAGTAGTGTACAGGGAGAAGCGTTACACCTACAGAGAGACGGACGAAATCACCGAAAGAATCGCGGCATACCTGAAGGGGCGCGGAATAGGTGCGGAAGATGTCGTGTCGGTTCTGATTCCCCGCTGTGAGTATATGGTGATTGCCTCGCTTGGAGTCCTCAAGACTTGTGCCGCCTATCAGCCGTTAGATCCATCGTACCCTCCTGAACGGCTCGAATTTATGATTACGGACGCTTCCGCAAAATTGTTGATTGCTGACAGGAGTCTCATCAAAGACTGTGTGCCGAATTATCACGGGGATATACTCTTCACTGACGAAATACCCGCATTGCCACCCGCGCAGAAACTCACGGAGACTCCGAGTCCGTCAAGCCTCTTCATTATGCTTTACACTTCCGGCTCAACAGGAGTCCCGAAAGGCGTAATGCTCGAACATGGAAACCTCGCCTGCTTCACAGCGTGGTACAGTAAGACGACTCATCTAACGGAAAAATCAAGAGTCGCGGCTTATGCGAGTTACGGATTTGACGCTTGCATGATGGACATATATCCCGCTCTCACATCGGGCGCGGCTGTTCATATACTTGACGAGGAAATAAGGCTTGATTTCGCGGCTATTCAGAAATATTTTGATGACGCTGGAATCACTCACTGCTTCATGACAACACAAGTCGGGCGGCAGTTCGCGGAATATTACACCGGGCAATCGCTGAAATATTTATCTGTCGGCGGTGAGAGGCTTGCTCCAATTTTCCCGGAGAATAAGAGCTTTGCTTTGCTCAATGGCTACGGGCCTACAGAATGCACAATCTTTACGACAATTTTCCCCGTGAAGAAACTTTACAGACGGATTCCAATCGGCGCGGCTCTCGACAATGTGAAGCTGTATGTTGTCGACAAGAACGGGCGCAGGCTTCCTCCGTATATGCCCGGCGAGCTTTGGGTTTCAGGTCATCAGGTCGGGCGCGGCTATTTCAACAGGCCGGAGAAAAACGCAGAGAGTTTCACCGCAAATCCTTTCACGAATGAGGAAGGCTGCACGAGAATTTACAGGACGGGCGATATTGTCCGCAATGTTTATGACGGCGGGAAAATGGTCATTGATTTTGTCGGCAGGAATGACGCT
This window harbors:
- a CDS encoding amino acid adenylation domain-containing protein, translating into METKIRKVPLSQTQLGMYFESVRMGGCAYNRHYLYTLDKSLDMERLARAIEKTVQAHPYMEVRISQDDNSGAITQSIPESESQYQQTVMKMSESQWQERLKTLTSEPLTLNGGRLFRFDLAETECGKYMLRTTHHAAFDGISYNVIMNDIAAAYNGENLTQETYNALDVAEEESKLREGEEYQRAKEWYVKNFSGLDVVSSPLAGNSGNNSGECFVYTFDLSEADMKNFCREKHISTSALTSAAFAILTGIYTNQQESLFSTIYHGRSKNAAHIIGMFVKTLPVYAKWDNDTRTGDFLAGLSEQIQGARDNDIFSFAEVNTICPLNEAPLFAWHGSVRTHVEVCGMPASEDLLDKTTDDTALSVELMSVASGMSLRVEYDSGKYTREFIETLAETYGNILRQLMTKEFVREIYPCPEGTKAGNFNDTDYPVELCAVHVLFEEQARKTPDTVAFVADGERLTYRELNGRANRLAHSLIERGIQPEAIVGLLLPRTIAVPVCEYGVWKAGGAFLPMSAEYPDERIDVCLRDAGCKFCITTEAVKNQRKNLFTSDKPYTVLTVEELCGNDNAENPGLTVSPSSLAYVIYTSGSTGRPKGVMLEHGNLCNFVNANEKNMETREFVGGGKTALALAAVSFDVSMMEIHISLTHGMTCVMATEEEIHNPLLLAKLIKNEAVDIVCFTPSYLANLLQFPEAEEALHRVKMYDMGAEAFPPSLYGKVRSASPDAVIVNGYGPTEATISCVARILSGGEKITIGRPSANVKAWVMDKFGHELPAGAVGELVIGGLGVGRGYVNLPDKTSAVFFTHRGVRAYRTGDVVRLLRDSDGFTADYTDYIGRGDRQVKIRGLRIELDEVESVIREFPGVSDVSVVAFDGDSGKFMAAYVVSSGKIDIPALNDFIRDRKPPYMIPSATIQIDAIPLTPSRKVDRKALPKPDISALTSGAEIIQPRTDSEKRVCAVISGITGGNNFGVNMTLEEIGINSLAMMRLAVTLSREFSHPMNFADLQQNNTPEKLAAFLEGGTNDEDFPVLDDSPLTKIQEGIFFETQSHPGTTIYNIATLLELAGTPDVSRIRDAVISAVKAHPYLLTRFFLNDNGEIRQKRPEDFAFDVEESRFRNLDELRKNLLRPYDLLNDRLIRANIARTDDGKIYVYFDMNHAVFDGMSQQIFMRDIERAYNGETLEPEKFSGWEAAILEERLRSSPQYQKAKDYYTGLFRDCEPDCLPLPDMQEDAEGSLSMIIPGHADAESIRKFCDDNGISENDFYTAAFGYVIAGFSGREDSIFTTNNSGRSDSRFMDSVSMFVRTYPVICKTAKGTVLDYIRETKRQLTDSLSYGAYSFAEISHDLGIPADILFAFQGAVSGKIESFCGCPCVEVDVSLDEAKAGIEMSVFPENGGLSYHFTCRKNLYTDDFIRNFAGIYDNVLTEFTRKVNLNDAEFLDAETESLLDKANDTATDYDKSDIVTQFRGTAEKFPDNIAVVYREKRYTYRETDEITERIAAYLKGRGIGAEDVVSVLIPRCEYMVIASLGVLKTCAAYQPLDPSYPPERLEFMITDASAKLLIADRSLIKDCVPNYHGDILFTDEIPALPPAQKLTETPSPSSLFIMLYTSGSTGVPKGVMLEHGNLACFTAWYSKTTHLTEKSRVAAYASYGFDACMMDIYPALTSGAAVHILDEEIRLDFAAIQKYFDDAGITHCFMTTQVGRQFAEYYTGQSLKYLSVGGERLAPIFPENKSFALLNGYGPTECTIFTTIFPVKKLYRRIPIGAALDNVKLYVVDKNGRRLPPYMPGELWVSGHQVGRGYFNRPEKNAESFTANPFTNEEGCTRIYRTGDIVRNVYDGGKMVIDFVGRNDAQVKIRGFRIELTEVEAVIRDFPGVKDVTVQAFDSDSGEKYLAAYVVSEGKIDVNALNEFIGRNKPPYMIPAVTMQIDAIPLKQNQKVNRKALPKPEITATRKESESVSAPLNLLEKDIKAIIAEIIGTDSFSITDALGNFGLTSISSIRLATQIYKKYGVQLQVRKLVSEGSIQSIENEILRKVFAETHEEKSEPEKSHEPSKNSCPLTFEQQGVYAECMIDPSSTVYNTPFSVKIPDGITAGQLKEALREVIEAHPYILCRFTANDRNEIIQEAIPDFTLDIPEKEMTPEDYESYCKEGFVRPFNLAEGPLVRFEIVKSDGLYLLMDMHHLVTDGASVDIFLQQLCAKLDGHDIEHEEYSYYDYAADERMTDGADEFFAGRMALSDEATQIIPDVYAENLTHSEDSVSVKTDIKAVKEFALKHGATPAEIYLAAGYITFSRFVCDDTVSIMTISNGRGNMKIAGTLGMFVNSLPLVETVDNSENVADFIKRSAKNFSDTLLHENYPFARAASKFDFHPSISYAYQIGVLSEYRTKYGALTAEELTSDKAKIPVAVFITGTEDEAEIKISYDTAMYSREIMQGLTECYENAVQGLLTHDKISDISITDSHQWEILDSYNPEWDLNYDMNDTPVSAFRRNAKNNPDKVAAVFRDKQYTYRELDKLTDRLAAKIYSRMKAITGRENLSEEVISIIIPRNENVFILPLAVVKAGCAYEPLDPSYPQERLNFMVKDSGARLLIADDSLRSLVNEYAGDVLTVSELYSMNDSNDIPPCPSPDDLFVMLYTSGSTGTPKGCQIEHRNVVALAHGIELAGFYREDDRIADYASFGFDVNMADVFCTLINGGTVYIIPEDIRMNLDSLAEYFDDAGITALLLTTQVGVQFMQNYPHCKTLRLLLIAGEKLPAVDPSGLSYTIANGYGPTENCYGVSIFPIRKWEKNIPIGKPFPTIHGYILDKTGHRLPAGAAGEYCLSGPQVSRGYLNRPDKTAEAYEQCPYNNFRMYHTGDIVRYRQDGNVEFVGRKDGQVKIRGFRIETKEIEAVIRNFGGVKDATVQAYDYESGGKYLAAFVVSDEAVDTEKLRDYIKSQKPAYMVPAVIMQIDKVPLTVNQKVDRKALPKPELQRREYVAPAGKTEEDFCGIFGEILGLERVGAEDDFFELGGSSVIAMKVVIAAGKKGYSIVYNDVFTYTTPRLLAEFVTGSESQTQEISADIAPSAGKITEIDSEGYDYSAINALLAKNTMESFRNGERQRLGDVLLAGATGYLGIHVLEELLTSTESKVFCLIRPKEGSSGEKRLRNLLEYYFGHDHAEYFASRITVIEGDATDPDSLRDFTPDSNMTVINCAASVKHFAKGNEIERTNVDSVKNLVAWCEENDSRLVHISTGSIIGGRKNGLPPEGYRFDEHVLFAGQTVKHNQYIHSKFMAERFIYEEILTHGLNAKVFRVGDLAPRLSDGKFQVNFRTNNIMNTLRAYKILGVVNFGALTNEIEFSPIDSLAKAVIALAGTPKECICFMPINPHRALMQDVFTEIRGLGYEIRAVEDDEMKQALDAALSDSRNSAVSPLVAYADNSGVKELGLDDIDTGFTSQVLYRLGFSWPETGAEYIRQFIRKLDGLSFFDE